A window of the Dissulfuribacter thermophilus genome harbors these coding sequences:
- a CDS encoding peptidylprolyl isomerase, with the protein MKYVVYIILIALISTVGLFLMDRSSHKTTVKDYVIRVNGKLITASELAQQLNQQPALLGGSTNYVESLITRELLIQEAKRLKIDQEEPFRRALKNFYEQSLIKILIDRKMRSISYTPTQEEIRAYRNLIGRKVTFTLTKVGTSQNDSSAKDVVGKNTSNQVSDLFDNLALPLRISLLSLKPGEKSGVLNIMGGRYIIELKQVGPPTQADDNVTDEEIATIITEFRREQIFREWLDELRKKAKVEIHTKNIEIEKP; encoded by the coding sequence ATGAAATATGTCGTCTACATCATACTTATCGCTTTGATTTCCACTGTTGGTCTCTTTTTGATGGATAGGTCCTCTCATAAAACTACAGTTAAGGACTACGTAATCAGAGTTAATGGGAAATTGATAACTGCGTCTGAATTGGCTCAACAATTAAACCAACAGCCAGCCCTCCTTGGCGGCAGTACTAACTACGTAGAATCTCTCATTACCCGGGAACTCCTCATCCAGGAGGCCAAGAGGCTAAAAATCGATCAGGAAGAACCCTTTCGCCGAGCTTTGAAGAATTTTTATGAACAATCCCTCATAAAAATCCTCATTGACCGTAAAATGCGGTCCATCTCTTATACCCCTACCCAAGAGGAAATTAGGGCTTACAGGAACCTAATTGGAAGGAAGGTGACCTTCACCCTTACAAAGGTCGGCACTTCCCAGAATGACTCCTCTGCCAAGGATGTCGTTGGGAAAAATACATCTAATCAGGTCTCGGATCTATTCGACAATCTTGCCCTACCGCTCCGGATATCACTGCTTTCCCTAAAGCCTGGGGAAAAATCAGGGGTCTTAAACATCATGGGGGGGCGTTATATCATTGAATTAAAGCAGGTTGGCCCTCCAACCCAGGCAGACGACAACGTCACAGACGAGGAAATTGCTACTATTATAACCGAATTCAGACGCGAACAAATTTTCAGAGAATGGCTTGATGAGTTACGGAAAAAAGCAAAGGTGGAAATCCATACCAAGAATATCGAGATTGAAAAGCCATGA
- a CDS encoding type I restriction endonuclease subunit R — protein sequence MTVYSYTESTLVQQTTAEYLEKELGWESVYAYNNEDFGPDSLLGRGSDREVVLTRYLRSKLVELNPGLPQSVYDDAIRQITAVTAAQTLLAINREKYALLRDGVRVTFRNDKGDRVRSRLRVFDFDNPENNHFLCVRELWVRGDLYRRRADIVGFVNGLPLLFIECKNIHKNLRIAYEKNLSDYKDTIPHLFHHNAIIMLANGVKARIGSITSKWEHFHEWKRLSEEEPGVVDMETLLKGVCSKRNFMDFFENFIVFDESSGKLHKILARNHQFLGVNRAVEAVRNRKKLQGKLGVFWHTQGAGKSYSMVFFTRKVHRKLGSNFTFLVLTDREDLDTQIYKTFAGCGLVDNDRDPCRASSGKHLKRLLAQQKAYVFSLIQKFNQDVDAGEGYTQRDDIIVLTDEAHRTQYGKLALNMRNALPNASYIGFTGTPLFKDDEITRRVFGDYVSTYDFQRAVEDGATVPLYYDARGDKLGVAIGDLNERVAAKLEEIEISDIDVEQRLERELKRDYHIITAEKRLDQIARDFVQHYSNAWESGKAMLVCIDKIICVRMYNLISNYWKERIAVLETELKSTADEQEEVYLRRQIEWMRETRMAVVISEEQGEVEKFQKWGLDVKPHRRLIKEGMDLPPALREKPKFHNMQRMALDEAFKEEEHPFRVAIVCAMWLTGFDVPSLSILYLDKPLKAHTLMQAIARANRVNEGKNNGLIVDYCGILKYLRKALATFAGQADGGHGGEAGEREPARPEKELLAELKEVISLVRTFFTDHKASLDDIITKTGFERNAAIVAAKEAANESDETRKRFEVMCREVFKKFKACINVKGINAFRKEYDAVNIVYKSLQEDRERADITDIIRELHKVVDEAIETRPDMVAEEQAPYNISKIDFDRLRKEFERRPDRRTIVQGLKQAIEKRLERLLQQNPLRTDFQRHYEEIVAEYNREKDRLTIEKTFEALIKFVQELDKEEIRAIREGLDEESLAIFDLLKKPELSSAEIKRVKKVAVELLQTLKSEKLKIDHWRDKESTRDAVRVTIRDFLWSEETGLPVETYSEEDVESLTEEVFRHIYRAYPTVPSPYYFEAACA from the coding sequence GTGACTGTTTATAGTTACACCGAATCCACCCTGGTCCAACAGACTACGGCTGAGTACCTCGAAAAAGAACTCGGATGGGAGTCGGTTTATGCCTACAACAACGAAGACTTCGGGCCGGATAGTCTGCTAGGTCGGGGATCGGACCGGGAAGTGGTCCTTACGCGGTATCTGCGCTCAAAACTCGTGGAACTTAACCCTGGGCTTCCCCAGAGCGTCTACGATGATGCAATCCGGCAAATTACTGCAGTAACCGCAGCGCAAACGCTCTTGGCCATCAACCGCGAAAAATATGCGTTACTCAGGGACGGAGTCCGTGTGACCTTCCGTAACGACAAGGGGGATAGGGTGAGGAGCCGGCTGCGGGTTTTCGATTTTGACAATCCAGAGAACAACCACTTTCTTTGCGTACGGGAGTTGTGGGTGCGCGGCGACCTTTATCGCCGCCGGGCGGACATTGTGGGCTTTGTCAACGGACTGCCCCTACTTTTCATTGAATGCAAGAATATCCACAAGAATCTTCGAATTGCATATGAGAAGAACCTTTCTGACTATAAAGATACAATCCCACACCTCTTTCATCACAACGCCATTATCATGTTGGCCAACGGAGTCAAGGCACGCATCGGTTCCATTACAAGCAAGTGGGAACATTTTCATGAATGGAAACGCCTGTCTGAAGAGGAACCGGGCGTCGTAGATATGGAAACGCTTCTTAAGGGCGTCTGCTCAAAGCGAAACTTCATGGATTTTTTCGAAAACTTCATCGTTTTTGATGAATCCTCGGGGAAACTGCACAAAATACTCGCCCGCAATCATCAATTTCTGGGTGTCAACCGGGCAGTGGAAGCAGTGCGGAATCGCAAGAAACTACAGGGCAAGCTAGGTGTGTTCTGGCATACGCAGGGCGCTGGCAAGAGTTATTCGATGGTGTTCTTTACTCGCAAGGTTCACAGAAAACTTGGAAGTAACTTCACCTTCCTTGTTTTGACTGACCGTGAGGACTTGGACACGCAGATATACAAGACTTTTGCAGGATGCGGCCTAGTGGACAACGACCGCGATCCGTGCCGTGCTAGCAGCGGGAAGCACCTGAAAAGGTTGCTCGCCCAACAGAAAGCGTATGTGTTCTCGCTGATTCAGAAGTTCAATCAAGATGTTGACGCAGGCGAGGGCTACACCCAACGTGATGATATTATTGTTTTGACTGATGAAGCGCACCGTACACAGTATGGAAAGCTGGCATTGAACATGCGGAACGCTCTGCCTAATGCCAGTTATATCGGTTTTACGGGTACCCCACTCTTCAAGGACGATGAAATTACTAGGCGCGTCTTTGGTGACTATGTATCAACCTACGACTTCCAGCGAGCAGTTGAGGACGGAGCCACCGTCCCGCTTTACTACGACGCCCGCGGGGACAAACTCGGAGTTGCGATAGGTGATCTGAACGAGCGGGTTGCTGCAAAGCTAGAGGAAATCGAGATAAGCGACATAGATGTGGAGCAGCGTCTTGAGCGGGAACTGAAACGAGATTACCACATCATCACGGCAGAGAAACGCCTGGATCAAATCGCCAGGGATTTTGTGCAGCACTACTCGAACGCGTGGGAATCCGGGAAAGCCATGCTGGTGTGTATTGACAAGATTATCTGTGTCCGGATGTACAATCTCATCAGCAATTACTGGAAAGAGCGAATCGCAGTGTTAGAGACTGAACTGAAATCGACAGCCGATGAGCAAGAAGAGGTCTATCTACGCCGGCAGATCGAATGGATGCGCGAAACCCGCATGGCCGTTGTTATTAGCGAGGAACAGGGCGAGGTGGAAAAGTTCCAGAAATGGGGGCTGGATGTCAAGCCGCACCGCAGACTCATCAAAGAAGGGATGGATCTCCCACCTGCCCTGAGGGAGAAGCCTAAGTTCCACAATATGCAACGGATGGCTCTGGATGAGGCTTTCAAGGAGGAAGAACACCCCTTTCGCGTTGCTATTGTTTGTGCGATGTGGCTCACTGGCTTCGATGTCCCAAGCCTTTCAATTCTATATCTCGACAAGCCGTTAAAGGCCCACACGCTCATGCAGGCCATCGCACGTGCAAACCGTGTGAACGAAGGCAAAAACAATGGCCTCATCGTCGACTATTGCGGTATCCTCAAGTATCTACGGAAAGCCCTAGCCACTTTTGCAGGCCAGGCAGATGGTGGGCACGGAGGCGAGGCCGGTGAACGTGAGCCGGCAAGACCCGAAAAAGAATTGCTCGCGGAATTGAAGGAAGTCATCTCGCTGGTTCGGACCTTTTTTACCGATCACAAAGCCTCCCTGGATGATATCATCACAAAGACTGGCTTTGAGCGTAATGCCGCCATTGTGGCGGCTAAGGAAGCAGCAAATGAGAGCGATGAGACGCGAAAACGCTTTGAAGTGATGTGCAGGGAGGTCTTCAAAAAATTCAAAGCCTGCATCAACGTCAAGGGGATAAATGCGTTCCGAAAAGAATATGACGCGGTCAACATTGTTTACAAGAGTTTACAGGAGGATAGAGAACGGGCGGACATCACAGATATAATACGGGAACTCCACAAGGTTGTTGACGAAGCTATCGAGACGCGGCCTGACATGGTGGCTGAAGAACAGGCTCCTTATAACATCAGTAAAATTGACTTCGACCGGTTACGCAAGGAGTTTGAGCGGCGCCCAGACAGGCGAACGATTGTTCAGGGCTTGAAGCAGGCTATAGAAAAGCGGCTTGAGCGACTCCTGCAACAGAATCCACTTCGCACAGACTTTCAACGTCATTATGAAGAAATTGTGGCGGAATACAACCGGGAAAAGGACCGTTTAACTATCGAGAAAACCTTCGAGGCCCTCATAAAGTTCGTTCAGGAGCTAGACAAAGAAGAAATTCGTGCCATCCGGGAAGGATTAGACGAAGAGTCATTGGCCATATTCGATCTTTTGAAAAAGCCTGAACTAAGTTCTGCTGAAATCAAACGGGTCAAGAAAGTGGCAGTTGAGCTATTGCAAACCCTAAAATCTGAAAAACTCAAAATCGATCACTGGAGGGATAAGGAATCAACTCGGGATGCCGTGCGTGTCACAATCAGGGATTTCTTGTGGAGTGAGGAGACAGGGCTTCCCGTTGAGACTTACTCTGAAGAAGATGTAGAATCTTTAACGGAAGAGGTCTTTCGACACATATACCGCGCTTATCCAACAGTACCGTCACCATACTATTTCGAAGCAGCCTGTGCATAA
- a CDS encoding ATP-binding protein → MNGEDQFIEQKSLRIVTGRRADWKELAKECVCFANARGGTILIGIEDGAMEPPEGQIIPRDLPGKIQKRIGELTVNVTVATEIKTATNGAEYIELRVLRSHSAASTTDGRYFIRISDDCKPLVGDGVLRLLEERSAEPWETLTSLQVPRDRYDPEKLGAFIQGIRDSERVKPSVKEKSDFELLDHYLLASGPWLTNLGMLCVGRSSDRARLGSAPVIQFIKYDESGNKVNKLVWDDHTLSPMELVEAVWQGIPDFQEYYELPNGLFRQHLPLYDEVVVRELLVNALVHRPYTQRGDIFLNLYHDRLEIVNPGLLPLGVTPRNILHITVRRNEHLARVFHDLKLMEREGSGYDKIYEVLLSQGRPVPELKEGPDRVEVTIRRRVLKPEVIDFITKADQTFQLTQRERITLGLLAQHEALTARELADCLNLEHTGALTSWMGRLQELNLVQQSGRTRATRYFIEPTLLRRMDFSGQTTLKRIEPHRLRALVIEDLKRYPGSAIGDIHRRIGTEINRRRIKRTIEGLVKDRVVHYKGEKRGRRYWVSE, encoded by the coding sequence ATGAATGGAGAGGATCAATTTATTGAGCAAAAATCGTTGCGCATAGTCACCGGTCGGAGAGCCGATTGGAAGGAACTGGCCAAGGAGTGCGTATGTTTTGCCAATGCCAGAGGAGGGACTATTCTTATCGGCATTGAGGATGGAGCCATGGAACCACCGGAAGGCCAAATCATACCCAGGGACCTTCCAGGCAAAATTCAGAAGCGCATAGGTGAACTGACAGTGAACGTAACCGTTGCAACCGAGATAAAGACCGCTACCAATGGAGCGGAGTACATTGAGTTACGGGTGTTGAGATCTCATTCAGCTGCATCCACCACGGATGGACGGTATTTTATTCGGATTTCAGACGACTGCAAACCATTGGTTGGCGATGGTGTCTTACGCCTGCTGGAAGAGCGCAGCGCTGAGCCCTGGGAAACATTGACTTCTTTACAAGTCCCAAGGGATCGGTATGATCCGGAAAAATTGGGGGCCTTCATCCAGGGCATTCGAGACTCGGAGCGCGTAAAGCCATCAGTTAAAGAAAAGAGCGATTTTGAACTGTTAGATCACTACCTTTTGGCCTCAGGCCCATGGCTGACCAATCTGGGTATGCTCTGCGTCGGGCGATCTTCTGACCGTGCGCGTCTGGGCAGTGCCCCGGTGATTCAGTTTATCAAGTATGATGAGAGCGGCAACAAAGTGAATAAATTGGTTTGGGATGACCATACTCTGTCACCTATGGAGCTGGTGGAGGCAGTGTGGCAGGGGATTCCGGACTTTCAGGAGTACTATGAACTGCCAAACGGACTTTTCAGGCAACATCTGCCCCTCTATGACGAGGTGGTTGTCCGAGAACTGCTGGTCAATGCGTTAGTGCACCGGCCTTATACGCAACGGGGTGATATTTTTCTCAATTTGTATCATGACCGGCTTGAGATAGTTAATCCGGGGCTGCTACCCTTAGGAGTTACACCACGAAATATCTTACACATCACTGTGCGCCGCAACGAGCACTTGGCCCGGGTGTTTCATGATTTAAAGCTCATGGAACGAGAAGGTAGCGGTTACGACAAAATTTATGAAGTCTTGCTTTCTCAAGGGCGACCTGTTCCAGAACTCAAGGAAGGCCCGGACCGGGTGGAAGTAACTATTCGTCGGAGAGTGTTAAAACCAGAGGTGATAGATTTCATCACTAAGGCGGATCAAACCTTTCAACTGACCCAGCGGGAACGGATCACTCTTGGTTTGTTGGCCCAGCATGAAGCATTGACAGCCCGCGAACTTGCAGATTGTCTCAATCTTGAACACACAGGTGCGCTAACATCCTGGATGGGAAGACTGCAAGAACTGAATCTTGTTCAACAAAGCGGTCGAACGCGGGCAACGCGATATTTTATCGAACCTACACTTTTAAGACGCATGGATTTTTCAGGACAAACTACATTAAAGCGAATCGAGCCTCACAGGTTAAGGGCACTAGTTATTGAAGACCTGAAGAGGTATCCTGGATCGGCAATTGGTGATATCCATCGCCGTATCGGGACTGAGATCAATCGCAGGCGGATCAAGCGAACCATTGAAGGGCTCGTGAAGGATAGAGTCGTTCACTACAAGGGTGAGAAAAGGGGTAGACGATATTGGGTTTCTGAATAG
- a CDS encoding type I restriction endonuclease — protein MREYTESTLVQQTTAEYLEKELGWESVYAYNNEDFGPDSLLGRASDREVVLTRYLRSKLLELNPGLPQSAYDDAIRQITAVTVAQTLLAINREKYTLLRDGVRVTFRNDKGERVTGRLRVFDFDNPENNHFLCVRELWVRGDLYRRRADIEPEDILLSVRASVGRIKNITLDKIVIGRGLSAIRPNRGQQSFLFYSLKNFFSKRHMERGAIFAAITKKDLHDVELLQPPDTLIEMFQEQVGPIDH, from the coding sequence ATGAGAGAGTATACCGAATCCACGCTGGTCCAACAGACTACGGCTGAGTACCTCGAAAAAGAACTCGGCTGGGAGTCGGTTTATGCCTACAACAACGAAGATTTCGGACCGGATAGCCTGCTTGGCCGGGCATCAGACCGGGAAGTAGTTCTCACACGGTATCTGCGCTCAAAACTCCTGGAACTGAACCCTGGGCTTCCACAGAGCGCCTACGATGATGCAATCCGGCAAATTACTGCAGTAACTGTGGCGCAAACGCTCCTGGCCATCAACCGCGAAAAGTATACGTTACTCAGAGACGGAGTCCGTGTGACCTTCCGTAACGACAAGGGGGAGAGGGTCACGGGCCGTCTGCGGGTTTTCGATTTTGACAACCCAGAGAACAATCACTTTCTTTGCGTACGGGAGTTGTGGGTGCGAGGCGACCTTTATCGCCGCCGGGCGGACATCGAACCTGAGGACATCCTCCTTAGCGTCCGTGCATCAGTGGGGCGGATAAAAAATATAACACTTGACAAAATAGTGATTGGTCGTGGCTTATCTGCTATTAGACCTAATCGTGGGCAACAGAGTTTTCTTTTTTATAGTCTTAAGAACTTTTTTTCAAAGAGACATATGGAGCGCGGGGCAATTTTCGCTGCAATCACTAAGAAAGACCTTCATGACGTAGAACTCCTTCAACCTCCAGATACATTGATAGAGATGTTTCAAGAACAGGTAGGCCCCATAGATCATTAG
- a CDS encoding ATP-binding protein, with product MNIAKEIDNLARTGILRPELRMGVISSVKAYIAHVNLRDAGNPSGTHFEGARYGKGEVGEFVLIEGQQNVLLGRIIEVRLPEGERQTIGQDYVGTIELDAIGHIQLLGSISMIDFSVTAGVDTYPRLGDRVYAAPHQFIALIPSLMIAPEGGNTLIQLELGSVDVANESKVSITPEKLFGRHCAILGATGGGKSWTTARIIEECVKHKAKIILLDATGEYREFRGEGVIHCHLGDPVRKARKSVACSLPPTCFQESDFIALFEPAGKVQGPKLRAAIRSLRLAKLKPALAPEGFIKKIDQLKKDIIEAEREPEISEKLDDPRQPFEVKYLVSQIEQECVWPDGYTSGRKDTTKWGGEDGNFSHCLSLVARINGVLTSPAFSCVFRSDDPSVIDKIDLFLNDAEKRLLRVCLSGIAYEFKAREIIANALGRYLLNKARSGSFLEHPLVVFVDEAHSFLGRSIGGEDSIARLDAFELIAKEGRKFGLNICLATQRPRDITEEVFSQMGTLVVHRLTNERDREIVEKACGEIDRSASSFLPNLQPGEAAIIGVDFPIPLTIRINKPTSRPISGGPNYQEHWKAE from the coding sequence ATGAATATCGCAAAAGAAATCGATAATCTTGCTCGAACCGGTATTCTGCGCCCAGAACTTCGTATGGGCGTCATTTCATCGGTTAAGGCTTATATTGCTCATGTGAATCTTCGTGATGCAGGCAACCCGAGTGGGACACATTTTGAAGGTGCTCGTTATGGCAAGGGCGAAGTAGGCGAGTTTGTTTTGATCGAAGGCCAGCAAAACGTTCTTCTTGGACGGATCATTGAGGTTCGGCTACCCGAAGGGGAGCGGCAGACCATTGGCCAAGACTATGTTGGGACTATCGAGTTGGATGCAATCGGCCACATTCAACTGCTGGGGTCAATTTCAATGATTGACTTTAGCGTTACAGCGGGCGTTGATACTTATCCTCGCCTTGGAGACCGTGTTTACGCGGCTCCGCATCAATTTATCGCTTTGATTCCAAGTCTAATGATAGCCCCTGAGGGTGGTAACACACTTATTCAACTGGAGTTGGGCTCTGTAGACGTTGCAAATGAAAGTAAGGTCAGTATCACTCCAGAAAAGCTCTTTGGCCGTCATTGTGCTATACTTGGCGCCACAGGTGGTGGCAAGAGTTGGACAACGGCGCGTATTATTGAAGAATGTGTCAAACACAAGGCCAAGATTATTCTTTTAGATGCAACAGGGGAATATAGAGAATTCAGAGGCGAAGGAGTAATACATTGCCATTTGGGAGATCCTGTGCGTAAAGCTAGGAAATCAGTCGCTTGTTCTTTGCCTCCAACATGCTTTCAGGAATCTGATTTCATTGCCTTGTTTGAGCCTGCAGGAAAGGTCCAGGGCCCAAAACTTAGAGCAGCTATTCGTAGCCTCCGACTCGCAAAATTGAAGCCAGCACTCGCTCCAGAAGGTTTTATCAAGAAGATTGACCAGCTTAAAAAAGATATTATCGAAGCCGAAAGAGAACCAGAAATATCAGAAAAGCTTGATGATCCGAGGCAACCATTTGAGGTTAAATACCTAGTGTCCCAGATTGAACAAGAGTGCGTATGGCCTGATGGTTATACAAGCGGCAGAAAAGACACTACAAAATGGGGTGGGGAGGACGGCAATTTTTCTCACTGTCTCTCGCTGGTCGCGAGGATCAACGGAGTACTTACCTCCCCTGCGTTCTCTTGTGTATTTCGTTCTGATGATCCTTCTGTTATAGATAAGATAGACTTATTTCTTAACGACGCTGAAAAACGATTGCTCCGTGTTTGTCTTAGTGGTATTGCATATGAATTCAAGGCACGAGAAATCATAGCCAATGCTCTGGGCAGATACCTCCTTAACAAAGCTCGTTCTGGCAGTTTCTTGGAACATCCTTTAGTTGTTTTTGTAGATGAAGCTCATAGTTTCCTCGGTCGTTCCATAGGTGGGGAAGATAGTATCGCTCGACTAGACGCATTTGAATTGATAGCGAAAGAAGGCCGGAAGTTTGGTTTGAACATTTGTTTAGCGACACAGCGTCCCCGTGATATTACCGAGGAAGTCTTTAGCCAAATGGGAACACTGGTTGTCCACCGACTGACCAATGAGCGTGATCGAGAAATTGTAGAAAAAGCCTGTGGTGAAATTGATCGTTCGGCATCGTCATTTTTGCCAAACCTGCAACCTGGCGAGGCAGCCATTATAGGTGTTGACTTTCCAATTCCACTAACAATTCGAATTAACAAGCCAACTTCCCGGCCAATTTCAGGTGGGCCGAACTACCAAGAGCACTGGAAGGCAGAATGA
- a CDS encoding SIR2 family protein produces MNDVPRSTIVPEGPKELVDGSTAGILKFLAPSQTEWREIRPNTSSISNEEERKKIEDKAKKSKEVLDEMLLSSLQMPNLVVLAGSGTSLGEVGGPSMRDLWKYAIEDETGTPSANAKKIMEKVKFDMEREGNNIEALLSQCEAYLQIDEDSNVSDFVERCKEFTLKKCSEFLKDKSTGAWLDEKLKAHCTFLHRLSRRRVRDPRLKVFTTNYDLCFERAAGLQSLIITDGFSYTKPRIFDPRYFGYDFVRRPQATVEHGDYLEGVFHLLKLHGSVNWARTNDGRIEEKDGPTPAEACLIYPAKGKYQQSYIQPHLELISQYLASLREPNTCFIVVGFGFNDDHLSEPILAAVTTNPRLRLIVADFMAEDSIKSEVNNYWRELCSLANNGEDIWFINASFKDFAYLIPDLRTLTPAQQLEKAIRNVRGSQ; encoded by the coding sequence ATGAATGATGTACCAAGGAGCACAATAGTACCGGAAGGTCCTAAAGAACTTGTGGATGGATCAACCGCAGGTATCCTTAAATTCCTTGCTCCTTCTCAAACTGAGTGGCGAGAGATTCGGCCTAATACAAGTAGTATTTCCAATGAGGAGGAAAGGAAAAAGATAGAAGATAAAGCAAAAAAATCAAAGGAAGTGCTTGATGAAATGCTTCTATCTTCTCTCCAGATGCCCAATTTGGTAGTATTGGCCGGAAGCGGAACCTCGCTTGGAGAAGTGGGTGGTCCTTCCATGAGAGATTTGTGGAAATACGCGATAGAGGATGAAACCGGAACTCCTAGTGCGAATGCCAAAAAAATAATGGAAAAAGTAAAATTTGATATGGAGCGAGAAGGGAATAATATCGAAGCGTTATTGTCTCAATGTGAAGCCTATCTTCAGATTGACGAAGATAGTAATGTCAGTGATTTTGTTGAGCGCTGCAAGGAATTTACTCTTAAGAAATGTAGTGAGTTTCTGAAAGACAAAAGTACAGGCGCTTGGCTGGATGAGAAACTCAAAGCCCATTGCACCTTTCTGCACCGCCTTTCCCGTCGCAGAGTTCGAGATCCACGCCTAAAAGTGTTCACCACCAACTACGATTTATGTTTTGAGCGAGCTGCAGGATTGCAGAGTCTTATCATAACTGATGGTTTCTCTTACACTAAACCACGCATATTTGACCCTCGCTATTTTGGATATGACTTCGTCCGACGCCCGCAAGCAACAGTAGAACATGGCGATTATTTGGAGGGTGTTTTTCACCTCTTAAAGCTCCACGGGTCTGTCAACTGGGCGCGAACTAACGACGGTAGGATTGAAGAAAAAGATGGACCAACACCAGCAGAAGCTTGTCTGATTTACCCAGCGAAAGGAAAATATCAACAATCATATATCCAACCACATCTTGAACTCATATCTCAATATCTGGCTAGTCTGCGAGAGCCTAATACATGCTTCATTGTAGTGGGATTCGGCTTTAATGATGATCATTTATCTGAGCCTATTCTCGCAGCTGTAACAACCAATCCTAGACTCCGCCTGATTGTGGCAGATTTCATGGCAGAGGATTCTATTAAGTCAGAAGTTAATAACTACTGGAGAGAGCTATGTAGCCTTGCCAACAACGGAGAGGACATATGGTTCATTAATGCTTCGTTTAAGGATTTCGCATATCTCATTCCTGACTTGAGAACGCTTACACCTGCTCAACAACTTGAGAAAGCCATTAGAAATGTTCGGGGCAGCCAATGA
- a CDS encoding restriction endonuclease subunit S, with the protein MKEKTKRGCGNRKLQTGVGKIRPQLTPLGELLDFFNGKAPKRADNGEFVVYGSNGPIGRSHSFNHENAIIIGRVGAYCGSVEICRGRFWASDNTIVARSKEGCDLRYMYYRLLSSSLRSYAGGAAQPLLTQTILRNVRVKVFRDISLQVRIASILSAYDDLIENNRRRIQLLEQAARLLYKEWFVHFRFPGHEYVKIKDGLPEGWEKKTISEVCDTIGGGTPSTKNPAFWEGGDITWVTPTDVTRNDCLALIDSENKITEAGLRSSSARLVPPDTILMTSRASVGFFALMEKEVCTNQGFINIVPHQEWLRMYILYNLLWRVEEIRSHAGGTTYKEINKGRFRKLKIVVPTKAVAQEFNDITYQILQQIRTLKKQQLALAKARDLLLPRLMNGEITI; encoded by the coding sequence TTGAAGGAAAAGACTAAAAGAGGCTGCGGAAACCGGAAGTTGCAAACAGGTGTTGGGAAAATCCGTCCGCAACTCACCCCCCTTGGGGAACTGCTCGATTTTTTCAATGGGAAGGCTCCAAAACGAGCTGATAACGGAGAATTTGTTGTGTATGGATCAAATGGTCCTATTGGTCGCTCACACTCATTCAACCACGAGAACGCTATTATCATCGGTAGAGTAGGCGCATACTGTGGATCCGTTGAAATTTGTAGGGGCAGATTCTGGGCTTCGGATAACACCATCGTTGCAAGGAGCAAGGAAGGCTGTGACCTTCGGTATATGTACTACCGTCTTCTGTCTTCATCATTGAGGAGCTATGCCGGTGGTGCGGCCCAGCCCCTTCTCACTCAGACGATTCTTCGAAATGTCAGAGTCAAGGTGTTCAGAGATATATCACTACAAGTTCGCATCGCCTCTATACTTTCTGCCTATGACGACCTTATCGAGAACAACCGGCGGCGGATTCAGTTGCTGGAGCAGGCGGCGCGGCTCTTGTACAAGGAGTGGTTCGTCCACTTCCGATTTCCCGGCCACGAATACGTCAAAATCAAAGACGGCCTCCCAGAAGGCTGGGAAAAGAAAACGATAAGTGAGGTTTGTGATACTATCGGAGGTGGTACACCATCGACAAAGAACCCAGCATTTTGGGAGGGAGGTGATATTACTTGGGTAACACCTACAGATGTCACAAGAAATGATTGTCTAGCGTTAATTGACTCTGAAAACAAGATCACTGAGGCGGGGCTCAGATCGTCTTCGGCGCGGCTTGTTCCGCCGGATACAATCTTAATGACAAGCAGAGCATCAGTCGGATTTTTTGCCCTGATGGAGAAGGAGGTATGCACTAACCAGGGATTTATCAATATTGTTCCTCATCAGGAGTGGCTTCGTATGTATATTCTTTACAACTTATTATGGCGCGTGGAAGAAATTCGCTCCCATGCAGGTGGAACTACATATAAGGAAATCAATAAAGGCCGTTTTCGTAAGCTAAAGATTGTTGTGCCTACAAAGGCTGTAGCGCAAGAATTTAACGATATTACATATCAGATACTGCAACAAATTCGCACACTAAAGAAGCAGCAACTCGCACTTGCTAAAGCCCGCGACCTTCTTCTTCCACGCCTCATGAACGGGGAGATCACAATATGA